One part of the Geothrix edaphica genome encodes these proteins:
- a CDS encoding TolC family protein: MAESIRKAWTDQAGLRAGQAMVESRQAEAEGYRDLRLPSLTLQAQGIRTSEPMMAFGIKLNQARIGAADFNPLVLNHPDPIGAYGGSAVLQQPLYAGGRITAARRAGDYLALAEAASQERRKQETAQAVVEAYFGTQVAEQALLWVEDSRAWIQGLEDFVGARVEQGLMLESELQRLKAFHAQIEAQKAEVTKQVRSARSGLGLLTGTGPVEGPLATPLEPTDPAAPLPSGARGDLLAADLQAKAAGEGAKAARGNLLPEVGLELGAGTLHHSWSDKGNWTWAAVGVKWKVFSAPDRAKAKAARAQERAARDLRDFRQQQAEHEIRVAREGVLAAQARHAAAKESLAAATEAKRLREARHRAGLAPLIEVLDAEAAVQGARTLLLQSLFELRVSRAGLDLATGHPIEGVKP, encoded by the coding sequence GTGGCTGAAAGCATCCGGAAGGCCTGGACCGACCAGGCCGGGCTCCGGGCGGGCCAGGCCATGGTGGAGTCGAGGCAGGCGGAGGCCGAAGGCTATCGCGACCTCCGGTTGCCGAGCCTCACCCTCCAGGCCCAGGGGATCCGCACCAGCGAGCCCATGATGGCCTTCGGCATCAAGCTGAACCAGGCCCGCATCGGGGCGGCGGACTTCAACCCGCTGGTCCTGAACCACCCGGATCCCATCGGCGCCTACGGGGGTTCCGCCGTGCTCCAGCAGCCCCTCTATGCCGGCGGGCGCATCACCGCCGCCCGGCGCGCCGGCGACTACCTGGCCCTGGCGGAGGCCGCGAGCCAGGAGCGCCGGAAGCAGGAGACGGCCCAGGCCGTGGTGGAGGCCTACTTCGGCACCCAGGTGGCCGAGCAGGCCCTTCTGTGGGTGGAGGACTCCCGCGCCTGGATCCAGGGCCTGGAGGACTTCGTGGGGGCCCGCGTCGAGCAGGGCCTGATGCTGGAATCCGAGCTTCAGCGCCTGAAGGCCTTCCACGCGCAGATCGAGGCCCAGAAGGCGGAGGTCACCAAGCAGGTGCGCTCCGCCCGCTCCGGCCTGGGCCTGCTCACGGGCACCGGGCCGGTGGAAGGGCCCCTGGCCACCCCATTGGAGCCCACCGATCCAGCAGCCCCTCTGCCCTCCGGAGCACGAGGCGACCTGCTGGCGGCGGATCTGCAAGCGAAGGCCGCCGGGGAGGGCGCCAAGGCCGCCCGCGGCAACCTGCTGCCCGAGGTGGGTCTGGAACTCGGTGCGGGCACCCTCCATCACTCCTGGTCCGACAAGGGCAACTGGACCTGGGCCGCCGTCGGGGTGAAGTGGAAGGTGTTCTCCGCCCCGGATCGGGCCAAGGCCAAGGCGGCCCGGGCCCAGGAGCGCGCCGCCCGCGACTTGCGCGACTTCAGGCAGCAGCAGGCGGAACACGAGATCCGCGTGGCCCGGGAAGGCGTCCTGGCCGCCCAGGCCCGCCATGCGGCCGCGAAGGAATCCCTGGCAGCCGCGACGGAGGCCAAGCGCCTCCGCGAGGCTCGCCACAGGGCCGGCCTCGCGCCGCTCATCGAGGTGCTCGATGCGGAGGCTGCCGTCCAGGGCGCCCGCACCCTCCTCCTTCAGAGCCTGTTCGAGCTGCGCGTGAGTCGCGCCGGCCTCGACCTGGCCACCGGCCATCCCATCGAAGGAGTGAAGCCATGA
- a CDS encoding ArsR/SmtB family transcription factor codes for MNHQLSNPMIDEVSGLFSALGDASRLKILRSLLDSKGPLSQGAVAEAAGLSQANASKHLACLVRVGLVSREPEGNAVYFTPVMPLVGELCDLVCGHVSDRAKMTYKALK; via the coding sequence GTGAACCACCAGCTCAGCAACCCGATGATCGACGAAGTGAGCGGCCTCTTCAGCGCCCTGGGCGATGCCTCGCGGCTGAAGATCCTGCGCTCGCTCCTCGACAGCAAGGGGCCCCTGAGCCAGGGTGCCGTGGCCGAGGCCGCGGGCCTGTCCCAGGCCAATGCCTCCAAGCACCTGGCCTGCCTGGTCCGGGTGGGCCTCGTGAGCCGGGAGCCCGAGGGCAATGCGGTCTACTTCACGCCCGTGATGCCCCTGGTGGGTGAGCTGTGCGACCTGGTCTGCGGCCATGTGAGCGATCGTGCAAAGATGACTTACAAGGCGCTTAAATGA
- a CDS encoding KdsC family phosphatase, with amino-acid sequence MTTVMARGRLVLEIPVDDLDLRAAKIRLLCTDIDGVLTTGALLYGPEPGHTKAFHVRDGAAIKHLQRAGIPVAFISGLEAGATVNRAKDLGVEDCFAGHLDKLPILDQLCAKYGLAYDQVAHLGDDLPDLPLLRRVGLACCPIDAVDEVKAACQWTVPVQGGHGVLRQVAERILKAQGRWAEVVGRY; translated from the coding sequence GTGACCACCGTCATGGCCCGGGGTAGGCTGGTCCTGGAGATTCCCGTGGACGACCTGGACCTGCGCGCCGCCAAGATCCGCCTGCTCTGCACCGACATCGACGGGGTCCTCACCACCGGCGCCCTGCTCTACGGCCCGGAGCCCGGCCACACCAAGGCCTTCCACGTGCGGGACGGGGCCGCCATCAAGCACCTGCAGCGGGCCGGCATCCCCGTGGCCTTCATCTCGGGCCTGGAGGCCGGGGCCACCGTGAACCGGGCCAAGGATCTCGGCGTGGAGGACTGCTTCGCCGGCCACCTGGACAAGCTGCCCATCCTCGATCAGCTCTGCGCCAAGTACGGCCTGGCCTACGACCAGGTGGCCCACCTGGGCGACGACCTGCCGGATCTGCCCCTGCTGCGACGGGTGGGCCTGGCCTGCTGCCCCATTGACGCGGTGGACGAGGTGAAGGCGGCCTGCCAGTGGACCGTGCCCGTCCAGGGCGGGCACGGCGTGCTGCGCCAGGTGGCCGAACGGATCCTGAAGGCCCAGGGGCGCTGGGCCGAGGTCGTGGGCCGGTACTGA